A genome region from Cutaneotrichosporon cavernicola HIS019 DNA, chromosome: 5 includes the following:
- the CCT4 gene encoding uncharacterized protein (assists the folding of proteins upon ATP hydrolysis): MAQTAPAPAGPSVGTGAGAGASIADRSFADKGKPTEVRLSNMNAAKAVSDAVRTSLGPKGMDKMITTSNGEVVITNDGATILSHMAVLHPAARMLVELSKAQDIEAGDGTTSVVVLAGSMLSQAERLLSQGIHPTTIAQSFQAAAGKAVEFLDQMSTPVDLNDKEALLRAAKTSLNSKVVSQYSSTLAPIAVNSVLRLVTSTSSNVDLRDIRIIKKVGGTIDDTELVEGLALKQPAMANAGGPTRMEKAKIGLIQFQLSSPKPDMDNQIVVNDYRQMDKILKEERQYLLTLCKKIKKTGCNVLLIQKSILRDAVTELSLHFLAKLKILVIKDIERDEIEFISKATGAKPVADIDAFTEDKLGTADLVEEANLNGAKVVKITGVKNPGKTVSIVCTGANDLVLEESERSLHDALCVVRCLVKKRALIVGGGAPEIHVSRLLSQYAETLKGKEAYCFQAFAEALEIIPTTLAENAGLNPIGIVTELRNRHALGDMNAGINVKKGIVSNIQDLGVVQPLLVSTSALELAAETVALLLKIDDIILSVR; encoded by the exons ATGGCACAGACCGCACCCGCCCCAGCAGGGCCCTCTGTCGGTaccggcgccggcgccggcgccagcaTTGCCGACCGCTCGTTTGCTGACAAG GGCAAGCCGACCGAGGTGCGCCTGTCGAACATGAACGCTGCCAAGG CGGTGTCGGACGCTGTGCGCACGTCTTTGGGACCCAAGGGCATGGACAAGATG atcaccacctccaacggcgaggtcgtcatTACCAACGACGGCGCAACAATTCTCTCCCACATGGCCGTGCTGCACCCCGCGGCACGCATGCTGGTCGAGCTGTCAAAGGCGCAGGACATTGAGGCGGGCGACGGAACGACAAGTGTGGTCGTGCTGGCCGGCAGCATGCTGTCGCAGGCCGAGAGGCTGCTGTCGCAGGGTATCCACCCAACAACAATCGCGCAGTCGTTCCAGGCCGCGGCCGGCAAGGCCGtcgagttcctcgaccAGATGAGCACTCCCGTCGACCTGAACGACAAGGAGGCGCTGTTGCGCGCGGCAAAGACGTCGCTCAACTCCAAGGTCGTGAGCCAGTACTCGTCGACCCTCGCCCCGATTGCCGTCAACTCGGTTCTCCGTCTcgtcacctccacctcgagcAACGTCGACCTGCGCGACATTCGCATCATCAAGAAGGTCGGCGGAACGATTGACGAcaccgagctcgttgaggGCCTCGCTCTTAAGCAGCCGGCCATGGCCAACGCCGGCGGCCCGACTCGCATggagaaggccaagatcgGTCTCATCCAGTTCCAGCTCTCGAGCCCCAAGCCCGACATGGACAACCAGATTGTCGTCAACGACTACCGCCAGATGGACAAGatcctcaaggaggagcgccagTACCTGCTCACCCTGTGCAAGAAGATTAAGAAGACGGGCTGCAACGTGCTGCTCATCCAAAAGTCGATTCTGCGTGACGCCGTCACCGAGCTCTCGCTCcacttcctcgccaagctcaagatcCTTGTCATCAAGGAcattgagcgcgacgagatcgagttCATCTCCAAGGCTACTGGCGCCAAGCCCGTCGCCGACATTGACGCGTTCaccgaggacaagctcggtacggccgacctcgtcgaggaggccaacCTCAATGGCGCAAAGGTCGTCAAGATCACGGGTGTCAAGAACCCCGGTAAGACGGTCTCGATCGTGTGCACTGGCGCCAACGACCttgtgctcgaggagagtGAGCGCTCGCTGCACGATGCGCTGTGTGTAGTCCGCTGCCTCGTCAAGAAGCGTGCACTCATtgttggcggtggcgcACCCGAGATCCACGTGTCCCGGCTGCTCTCGCAGTacgccgagacgctcaagggcaaggaggcgtACTGCTTCCAGGCGTTTGCTGAGGCTCTCGAGATCATCCCCACAACGCTCGCCGAGAACGCCGGCCTCAACCCCATCGGCATTGTCACCGAGCTGCGCAACAGGCATGCTCTCGGCGACATGAACGCCGGCATCAACGTCAAGAAGGGCATCGTTTCCAACATCCaggacctcggcgttgtGCAGCCCCTGCtggtgtcgacgagcgcgctcgagcttgcggccGAGACTGTTGCGCTGCTGTTGAAGATTGACGACATTATTCTCAGCGTGCGTTAG
- a CDS encoding uncharacterized protein (Eisosome component PIL1), translating into MTLRNASGKFSLPSFGRSKRDIQHESIPAQSRISSSTYNSGPAPTMTSGDSEPSSPRVPESMMSISTGGGGMGGAAPSSGPSAFDGIGRKLGKSIAHTSLLPSLGNQDLRPLQDIITSEKAIMGTCDRLATETATAATKLPLYGQSEGPDLQDVLSHSSTLLNQLSAAFRAFASHEASMRVCFKKVRAREEALDEMRRRRRTTGVKAEAAERKLAKMGPENKQLPAQTDLLERLRQDMRQMDSDIVHEETRLGDFKRQTVKEAMSYKFGGLEELGEKMCIIGELGKLLLEEIPLEETPPGYDRAPYNAYERTENTTKEAIKCLATVQFHAASAAPKPPGLPIMADSGSLRAPSFGRQDSAPRPTTLHTGGGHEGYGGYPTERKASGGPPQLPAIGETSYDGHRSTYSEFGGRLASNVDTPPGTVVRKAADSPNLDVHDYEWQQQMEMDEQRAQEQGASAPADTIVRDNSREPETQDYEWQQQMEMDAERARQEAAAPAVSPADTVSTQTQVRGPDEAEAESDHGTELAHNQPLAGWQPLKVESSGGTRGTTLHDGPSYQLRDEPGYTLPSIGHEPFSSDFLSTGDENRDVRPGSNNSGYYSSETTMPPPPGIRQSEDGEFSTPLSSPPPPAHLSSPPRTRLSEPSAYDGIAHPDEDTSAALAYASRMPPASPPSQYNYSDEPAMVDIPGDHRRSTPTQHPLAQYIPSVPPPAPSDLDRHNHPASVRESFTSQYPRDPRDSFAPSFMTRESMPPGSFGVRDAYARTSNGSIGDVNEASVVNIPAQSTPFTVQVPATAAGMMSAAAFRRAAKPRNSGIDFDVPTSPVQRPLPAPPTSAPMQVPGAPRTPSPPPYDPSGPYDARSPQ; encoded by the exons ATGACGCTCCGAAACGCGTCAGGCAAGTTTAGCTTGCCGTCCTTTGGGCGTAGCAAGCGCGATATCCAACATGAGTCGATCCCAGCCCAGTCACGGATCTCGTCAAGCACTTACAACTCGGGTCCCGCTCCGACCATGACCAGCGGTGACTCTGAGCCGTCATCACCTCGCGTTCCCGAGTCTATGATGAGCATCAGCACTGGGGGTGGTGGGATGGGCGGAGCGGCCCCCAGCAGTGGCCCGTCTGCTTTCGACGGAATCGggcgcaagctcggcaagaGCATCGCGCACACTAGCCTGCTTCCTTCCCTGGGCAACCAGGACCTGCGCCCCTTGCAGGA CATCATCACTTCAGAAAAGGCAATTATGGGGACGTGCGACCGGCTCGCAACCGAGACCGCCACCGCGGCTACCAAGCTGCCGCTCTACGGCCAGTCCGAGGGACCCGATTTGCAGGATGTGCTGAGCCACTCGTCTACGCTTTTGAACCAGCTGTCGGCTGCATTCCGGGCCTTTGCGAGTCACGAGGCGAGCATGCGCGTGTGCTTCAAGAAGGTCCGCGCACGTGAAGAAGCACTCGACGAGatgcgccgccgacgccgcacGACgggcgtcaaggccgaggcggccgagcggAAACTCGCCAAAATGGGTCCCGAGAACAAGCAGTTGCCAGCGCAGACCGACCTGCTCGAGAGACTCCGCCAAGATATGCGTCAGATGGACTCGGACATTGTCCATGAGGAGACCAGGCTCGGTGACTTCAAGCGCCA GAccgtcaaggaggccaTGTCATACAAGTTCGGCGGTTTagaggagctcggcgagaaGATGTGCATCATCGGCGAGTTAggcaagctcctccttgaggagataccgctcgaggagacgccCCCTGGGTACGACCGTGCGCCGTACAATGCGTACGAGAGGACTGAGAACACGACCAAGGAGGCCATCAAATGC CTCGCCACCGTACAGTTCcacgcggcgtcggccgctCCCAAGCCGCCTGGGCTGCCGATTATGGCGGACTCGGGGTCGCTGCGCGCACCTTCGTTCGGCCGTCAGGACTCTGCGCCACGGCCAACCACGTTACACACCGGCGGGGGCCACGAGGGGTACGGCGGCTACCCAACAGAGCGCAAGGCCAGTGGTGGGCCCCCACAACTCCCGGCAATTGGCGAGACGTCGTACGACGGCCACAGAAGCACGTACAGCGAGTTTGGGGGGCGCCTGGCCTCGAACGTTGACACGCCACCGGGCACTGTTGTCCGGAAGGCTGCTGACTcacccaacctcgacgtgcACGACTACGAGTGGCAGCAGCagatggagatggatgaGCAGAGGGCTCAAGAGCAGGGCGCCAGCGCACCTGCAGACACCATCGTCCGCGACAACTCGCGCGAGCCCGAGACGCAAGACTACGAGTGGCAACAGcagatggagatggacgcCGAGCGGGCACGTCAGGAGGCCGCAGCACCCGCGGTGTCCCCCGCTGACACCGTTTCGACCCAGACGCAGGTGAGAGGTCCCGACGAGGCAGAGGCCGAGAGCGACCATGGCACCGAGTTGGCACACAATCAACCTCTCGCTGGCTGGCAGCCTCTCAAGGTCGAGTCGTCGGGCGGTACGCGCGGTACGACACTGCACGATGGGCCGAGTTACCAGCTGCGGGACGAACCGGGTTACACTCTGCCGTCGATCGGTCATGAGCCGTTCAGCTCGGACTTCCTTTCGACGGGTGACGAGAACCGCGACGTGCGCCCAGGCTCGAACAACTCGGGTTACTACTCTAGCGAGACGACCATGCCTCCCCCACCGGGCATTCGGCAGTCTGAGGACGGCGAATTCTCGACGCCGCTCTcgtcccctcccccacccgCACACCTTtcctctccgcctcgaACGCGCCTCTCCGAACCGAGCGCGTACGACGGCATCGCGCACCCTGATGAGGACACAAGCGCTGCCCTCGCGTACGCCTCCAGAATGCCTCCTGCGTCCCCGCCATCGCAGTACAACTACTCCGACGAGCCGGCGATGGTGGACATTCCGGGGGATCACAGACGCAGTACCCCGACCCAGCACCCGCTAGCGCAGTACATCCCCTCtgtgccgccgcccgcgccctccgACCTCGACCGGCACAACCACCCCGCCAGTGTCCGAGAGTCTTTCACGAGCCAGTACCCGCGCGACCCGCGTGACTCGTTTGCGCCCAGCTTCATGACGCGCGAGTCTATGCCGCCCGGCTCGTTCGGGGTACGCGACGCGTACGCGCGCACGAGCAACGGTAGCATCGGCGACGTGAACGAGGCGAGCGTCGTCAACATCCCCGCGCAGAGCACGCCGTTCACCGTCCAGGTTCCCGCGACGGCGGCTGGGATGATGAGCGCGGCCGCGTTTAGACGCGCCGCCAAGCCCCGCAACTCGGGGATCGACTTTGACGTGCCGACCTCTCCGGTCCAGCGGCCTCTGCCGGCTCCGCCCACGAGTGCGCCGATGCAGGTGCCTGGTGCGCCGCGTACCCCAAGCCCTCCTCCCTACGACCCCAGCGGTCCCTACGACGCCAGAAGCCCGCAGTAA
- a CDS encoding uncharacterized protein (NAD(P)H-binding) produces MRDPMRSAWLCLVYPSLSSFGIKGQEVPHSEDETYSDKSQELDREGPHHVIKCPLPDKNIVPPAPIEQLGLWSPSLSDFDKWKGRAVDCVTDKLSVKKIPEVISEATGKMFDTMQVTRELFEMDEARASNPQIHLNSCVFAEDLIKDTPIKESRRLVEGFWDLGDWCLQAGGVEKNGV; encoded by the exons ATGCGGGACCCAATGCGCTCTGCGTGGCTATG CCTGGTGTACCCGAGCCTATCGTCGTTTGGTATTAAGGGCCAAGAAGTGCCCcacagcgaggacgagacgtACAGTGATAAATCTCAAGAACTCGACCGAGAAGGACCACACCATGTTATCAAGTGCCCTCTTCCGGACAAGAACATTGTCCCGCCAGCGCCAATTGAGCAGCTCGGTCTGTGGTCCCCGTCGCTCTCCGACTTTGACAAGTGGAAGGGCAGGGCTGTGGATTGCGTCACCGATAAGCTGTCCGTCAAGAAGATCCCCGAGGTGATCTCCGAGGCCACTGGGAAGATGTTTGACACGATGCAGGTCACGAGGGAGTTGttcgagatggacgaggcgcgcgcaTCCAACCCCCAGATACACCTCAACTCATGCGTATTTGCCGAGGATCTGATCAAGGACACGCCTATCAAGGAGTCGCgacgcctcgtcgaggggTTCTGGGACTTGGGCGACTGGTGTCTCCAAGCCGGCGGTGTTGAGAAGAATGGGGTATGA